In Candidatus Bathyarchaeota archaeon, one genomic interval encodes:
- a CDS encoding 2-hydroxyacyl-CoA dehydratase, with protein MQILQSFRNMLSKRHSIAGNWKSQNKPVIGWNSTYTPEEIINAIGALPVRIVGSMKPTTLADAFLPRNACSFARSTFDLALRSDYAYLDGLVTSNSCDNFTKTYDLWRYHAKIPYFHFINTPHTNTPKAHEFFHQEIIRFKKSLEETFKTTITNKTIQRTIQLYNENRNLLKKVYDLRRKDPPLISGAEALEIVLSSMLTPKKEHNKLLKQLLKEIENRSDPPKPGVRLLITGSMMDITDLLNIIETVGGIAVADDLCTGTRYFWNLVRTDKDPIKAISKRYLNKIPSPSRYHHQERFNHIKNMIKQYNVEAVINFLLKFCDTHMFDAPLLTEELKNQGIPVLNLEWEHTRSGIAPIKTRIEAFIETIKGVP; from the coding sequence ATGCAGATTTTACAGTCTTTCAGAAACATGCTCTCCAAAAGACACAGCATCGCAGGGAACTGGAAAAGCCAAAACAAACCCGTCATAGGCTGGAACAGCACCTACACACCAGAAGAAATCATCAACGCCATAGGTGCCTTACCAGTCAGAATCGTAGGAAGCATGAAACCCACCACCTTGGCGGACGCCTTCCTACCTCGCAACGCCTGTTCCTTCGCCCGTAGCACCTTTGACCTAGCCTTGAGAAGCGACTACGCCTATCTAGACGGTCTTGTCACCTCCAACTCCTGCGATAACTTCACCAAAACCTACGACCTCTGGAGATACCACGCAAAAATCCCCTACTTCCACTTCATAAACACCCCCCACACAAACACTCCAAAGGCTCATGAATTCTTCCACCAAGAAATCATAAGATTCAAAAAATCCCTAGAAGAAACTTTCAAAACCACCATAACCAACAAAACAATCCAACGCACAATCCAACTCTACAATGAAAACAGAAACCTCCTCAAAAAAGTCTATGACCTAAGGAGAAAGGACCCACCCCTCATTAGCGGAGCAGAAGCCCTAGAAATCGTCCTATCAAGTATGCTAACACCCAAGAAAGAGCACAACAAACTGCTGAAACAACTGCTGAAAGAAATAGAAAACCGTTCAGACCCACCAAAACCCGGCGTAAGACTCCTAATCACAGGAAGCATGATGGACATCACAGACCTACTAAACATAATCGAAACCGTTGGTGGAATCGCAGTAGCAGACGACCTATGCACGGGAACAAGATACTTCTGGAACCTCGTCCGTACAGACAAAGACCCCATAAAAGCCATCTCCAAACGCTACCTAAACAAAATCCCATCCCCCTCCAGATACCATCATCAAGAAAGATTCAACCACATCAAAAACATGATTAAACAATACAACGTCGAAGCCGTCATCAACTTCCTCCTGAAATTCTGCGACACCCACATGTTCGACGCCCCTCTCCTAACAGAAGAACTGAAAAACCAAGGCATACCAGTCCTAAACCTCGAATGGGAACACACCAGAAGCGGAATAGCCCCCATAAAAACAAGAATTGAAGCCTTCATAGAAACAATAAAAGGAGTCCCCTAA
- a CDS encoding 2-dehydropantoate 2-reductase: MKRPTVGIIGLGPVGSILAAHLAKGGVDVVVEDIAKELLVKIREDGLRVSGIRELAARFDKVVGSLAELAEFEPDIVFVATKACFLRIVLAELKSVYKAGMSVVSFQNGLDNERVAVETLGIDTAYRVVINYAGELVSSGSAKMNWFQPPNYVGALKSGRYTTDETTKYIAEIMTVSGLETEEAPDIKKHVWEKTILNSALCSVCALTGQTMKGAMEFGFSRDVAVKVLEEGLMVAEADGYDFGEDALDRFTGYLKKGGAHKPSMLVDVESRRRIEVDFLSGAIAGYGELYGVETPVNIVLTGLLKALENRYLKKKS, translated from the coding sequence ATGAAAAGGCCGACAGTCGGGATTATCGGTTTAGGTCCTGTTGGGTCCATTTTGGCTGCTCATTTAGCTAAGGGTGGGGTGGATGTGGTTGTGGAGGATATCGCCAAAGAGCTTTTGGTCAAGATTAGGGAGGATGGTTTGAGGGTTTCTGGAATTAGGGAGTTGGCTGCTCGGTTTGACAAAGTTGTGGGTTCGTTGGCTGAGTTGGCTGAGTTTGAGCCTGACATTGTTTTTGTTGCGACGAAGGCTTGTTTTCTGAGGATTGTTTTGGCTGAGCTCAAGTCTGTGTATAAGGCTGGAATGAGTGTTGTTAGTTTTCAGAACGGATTGGATAATGAGCGGGTTGCTGTTGAGACTTTGGGGATTGATACTGCTTATCGTGTGGTGATTAATTACGCTGGGGAGTTGGTGAGCTCTGGTAGTGCAAAGATGAATTGGTTTCAGCCTCCGAACTATGTTGGTGCTCTCAAGAGTGGACGGTATACGACTGATGAGACGACGAAGTACATTGCTGAGATTATGACAGTTTCTGGGTTAGAGACCGAAGAGGCACCAGACATTAAGAAGCATGTGTGGGAGAAGACGATTTTGAATTCTGCTTTGTGCTCGGTTTGTGCTTTGACTGGGCAGACTATGAAAGGGGCTATGGAGTTTGGGTTTAGTCGTGATGTTGCAGTGAAAGTGCTTGAGGAGGGGTTGATGGTGGCTGAAGCGGATGGTTATGATTTCGGTGAGGATGCGCTTGACAGGTTTACTGGTTATTTGAAGAAGGGTGGGGCTCATAAGCCTTCTATGTTGGTGGATGTAGAGAGTAGGCGGAGGATTGAAGTTGATTTTTTGAGTGGAGCTATTGCGGGTTATGGAGAACTGTATGGGGTTGAGACGCCTGTGAATATTGTTTTGACTGGGTTGTTGAAGGCTTTGGAGAACAGGTATCTGAAGAAGAAGAGCTAG
- a CDS encoding acetate--CoA ligase: MDKHGIKDYKDLIKRSTENIEWFWNAAIEELNVEWFEKYKKVLDASEVQWAKWFIEGKLNITHNCLDKHAKSWRKNKVAFIWVGENGEEKRYSYWDLHFEVNRFANALKNLGVKKGDTVSLCIPMLPETVISLFAILKIGAIAVPIFSGYSPAAVSTRLKDAMSKILITADGYYRRGKVVRLKEMADEAVKAAENVEKVIICKRMGIEVPLTKGRDIWWHKLVAEQPAKCESEKMDSDAPALLLYTSGTTAKPKGTVISQTGTLLQSSKEIHFNLDLKEADVFFWITDIGWMMGPWQIIGVQHLGGTHLIFEGAPDYPKPDRLWSMIEKLGVTALGGSATVFRMLKKYGNEFVEAHDLSSLRMLGNTGEAIDPDTWLWLHKTVGGEKCPIINLSGGTEIFGCFLLPLPVMPLKPSTLGGPGLGMDIDVFNDEGKPVRGEVGYLVCKKPAPSMTRGFWKEPKRYIETYWSRWPNVWYHGDWASIDEDDFWFLHGRADDVIKVAGKRIGPAEIESILNQHLAVYESACIGVPHEIKGEEVMCLVVLKPGYEPSQELRDELVGEVVKYMGKPFRPRDVSFVGDLPRTRSGKIMRRLMKAVMLGKELGDTSALENPKSLEEITKVAKS, translated from the coding sequence ATGGATAAACATGGAATAAAAGATTACAAAGATTTGATTAAGCGCTCCACAGAAAACATTGAGTGGTTTTGGAATGCAGCAATTGAAGAGCTAAACGTGGAGTGGTTTGAGAAATACAAGAAAGTTTTAGATGCGTCTGAAGTTCAGTGGGCCAAATGGTTCATTGAGGGTAAATTGAACATAACACACAATTGCCTTGACAAACATGCAAAGTCGTGGAGAAAGAACAAAGTTGCGTTTATTTGGGTAGGCGAAAACGGTGAAGAAAAGAGATATTCCTACTGGGACCTGCATTTTGAAGTCAACAGATTTGCCAACGCTCTAAAAAACCTGGGCGTTAAGAAGGGAGACACCGTAAGCCTCTGTATTCCCATGTTGCCGGAAACAGTGATTTCACTCTTTGCAATTCTAAAAATAGGCGCCATAGCCGTGCCAATATTCTCTGGATACAGCCCAGCCGCAGTGTCCACACGATTAAAGGACGCGATGTCCAAGATCCTCATAACAGCAGACGGCTATTACCGGAGAGGCAAGGTTGTTAGACTTAAGGAAATGGCTGATGAGGCAGTTAAGGCCGCTGAAAACGTGGAAAAGGTGATCATCTGCAAGAGGATGGGCATCGAAGTTCCATTGACAAAAGGCAGAGACATATGGTGGCATAAGCTGGTCGCGGAACAACCGGCAAAATGTGAAAGCGAGAAAATGGATTCAGACGCTCCAGCACTCTTGCTTTACACGTCAGGCACCACAGCCAAACCAAAAGGAACAGTGATATCTCAAACGGGCACCCTGCTCCAAAGCTCAAAGGAAATCCATTTCAACCTCGACTTAAAAGAGGCTGATGTCTTCTTCTGGATCACTGACATCGGCTGGATGATGGGACCCTGGCAGATTATTGGGGTTCAACATTTGGGTGGAACCCACCTGATTTTTGAGGGCGCCCCCGACTATCCTAAGCCAGATAGGCTTTGGAGCATGATAGAAAAGCTCGGGGTCACGGCTTTAGGAGGCTCTGCAACAGTCTTCAGAATGTTGAAGAAATATGGAAATGAATTTGTTGAAGCTCATGACTTGAGTAGCCTAAGAATGCTTGGAAACACTGGGGAAGCCATAGACCCGGACACTTGGCTCTGGCTTCACAAAACAGTTGGCGGAGAAAAATGTCCAATAATAAATCTTTCTGGAGGAACTGAAATCTTCGGTTGCTTCCTGTTGCCATTACCGGTCATGCCCCTTAAGCCGTCAACATTGGGAGGCCCTGGGTTAGGCATGGACATAGACGTATTTAATGACGAGGGAAAACCAGTTAGAGGCGAGGTTGGTTACCTAGTCTGCAAAAAGCCAGCGCCATCCATGACGAGGGGCTTCTGGAAAGAACCAAAAAGATACATTGAGACCTACTGGTCTAGGTGGCCCAACGTTTGGTATCATGGGGACTGGGCTTCCATCGACGAGGACGACTTCTGGTTCCTTCATGGAAGGGCTGACGACGTAATCAAGGTGGCTGGGAAAAGAATTGGACCAGCGGAGATAGAGTCCATTCTAAACCAGCATTTAGCAGTCTACGAGTCCGCGTGCATAGGCGTACCCCATGAGATCAAAGGCGAAGAGGTAATGTGCCTCGTTGTTCTAAAGCCTGGTTATGAACCCAGCCAAGAGTTGAGGGATGAACTTGTAGGAGAGGTTGTCAAGTATATGGGTAAGCCTTTCAGACCGCGAGATGTCAGCTTTGTTGGCGATCTACCTAGAACAAGGTCTGGCAAGATTATGAGAAGATTGATGAAGGCTGTTATGCTTGGAAAAGAGTTGGGCGACACATCAGCGCTGGAAAATCCAAAGTCGCTGGAAGAGATAACTAAAGTCGCTAAATCCTAG
- the scpB gene encoding SMC-Scp complex subunit ScpB: protein MSQRVLLLEEIERKSSELLSEEKLKRDSALLEAALYVAGRPLDLRTLGSIIKTRSKRKVQRLVSILMEEYKNRETALEILELEDKRFVLQLKAEYSPQVQRLAIRPLLSKGPLKTLSYIAYRQPVLQPQVVDVRGHHAYGHLRQLESMGLISRERVGRTRLLRTTGFFADYFGLSHDLRTMKRQLKRVFEDFEKTEPEKK from the coding sequence CTGTCCCAGAGGGTCCTGTTGTTGGAGGAGATAGAGCGGAAATCATCTGAGCTACTTAGCGAAGAGAAGTTGAAACGTGATTCAGCTTTATTAGAGGCTGCTCTCTATGTGGCGGGGCGTCCTCTGGATCTCAGGACGTTAGGATCTATCATTAAGACTCGTTCTAAGAGGAAGGTTCAGAGGCTGGTAAGCATTCTTATGGAAGAGTATAAGAATCGTGAAACCGCCCTTGAAATCTTGGAGCTTGAGGATAAACGGTTTGTTTTGCAGTTAAAGGCTGAATATTCACCTCAGGTTCAGAGGTTGGCGATTCGGCCGCTTCTTTCTAAGGGCCCGTTGAAGACGTTATCTTACATTGCTTATCGACAGCCTGTTTTGCAGCCTCAGGTTGTTGATGTGCGGGGTCATCATGCTTATGGTCATTTGAGGCAGTTGGAGAGTATGGGTTTGATTTCTCGTGAGAGGGTTGGTCGGACTAGATTGTTACGGACGACTGGGTTTTTTGCTGACTATTTTGGTTTGAGTCATGATTTGCGGACTATGAAGCGACAGCTTAAGAGAGTGTTTGAGGATTTCGAGAAAACCGAGCCTGAGAAGAAATAG
- a CDS encoding chromosome segregation protein SMC, producing MPYIKKIELRGFKSFGPKTTSITLDKGFTVLTGPNGSGKTNIVDAVLFGLGELSARRLRAENFAKLIFHGSPNAGVEKAKAAKVVIQFDNNDHRIPVGTNTVTISREVRRNGQSIYRLNGRRISRFRIVEMLSMAGISPTGHNIIVQGTITRMAEVSPHERRRIIEDLVGIAQYDVEKAEAEEKLRAAEISIRTAMGRIDEVQKRVDDLERERNDLLCYTFIQKEIKRFEAMKLSHDISEVKKKIEKIASNVEEVGTRVEKLRQLREGLRTQRHEVETEWRKLSSETVEEGSTQVLEVQIKIGDIKSKLTELTTKISAGTMSLEGLKKVRENSLQQLEPIKNEIAESRKKVQQLKRQHDRLSKEVAIKRSQHDSISSEAAQLRANLGENSKKIREMEQQLDKLYQNLFVLRSDHARSQATIKVLSRRLNDINTRKERFTSSLEELKKSFRDLKEVKKKQERQLKTLQQALERKKVQKESMEKEIVEAGKIAGTAREAVVEFATQRKLAERIAREEKALRNIEELGELGVIPGIYGRLRNLIKIDRGYEQAIEAASAGWLNSIVVQDFNVAFTCTETLTRLKLGRIKIIPVQELSNIKPVRPQKIRDISGTASMFVKCAKQYEPAVVFVFGDTLITRDDKTALSVSRDGYRTATVNGNVYETGGGIESGYYRAPIDFSSIIPSESAVESLNQAVSALLEHLVRREDDVTNFEEEIEKTRVEFTRLTEAIHTLEGEIERLHKSIKYTKRNVKRIDKHVQNVQGRLEKEKAQIVLHKAQRNAIKREIQKLRNELINLRRKVDLSQIQEMEIQKERLGDGIIELRQNLGSIETELATLQSKLNNVLKLGADNIRIQLRKVRQQFSIVEKEVGEALEQKEMLERELPELEKSKEDLSRSVLTARKESKKFTSQIDYIDKRLHRYDLEYERADQLFNKLQLNLQTFQLQLDQRNLRLKEFGYEETLEVSPKQLELAESSVKLMRFELERLGAVNQLALSHYADQASRYKELSIRMNELELEKRAILSFMNEIEQKKRKIFLEAFNQVNENIGRFFSKLTGGGEAALRLEKPEEPFAGGIDMVVQFPSKPPILVSGASSGERSVAAVAFIFALQDFLPATFYLFDEVDAHLDALHVEKLGALLAEESTNSQSLVITLKPEMVSKAGRIYGVYERSGVSHVVSATFKGAT from the coding sequence ATGCCGTACATTAAAAAAATTGAGTTAAGAGGCTTCAAATCTTTTGGTCCGAAAACCACTAGCATAACACTAGATAAAGGCTTCACGGTGCTCACTGGGCCAAACGGAAGCGGAAAAACCAACATTGTAGATGCGGTCTTATTCGGGTTGGGCGAACTAAGTGCTAGAAGACTGCGCGCCGAAAATTTTGCAAAACTTATTTTTCACGGTTCTCCTAATGCAGGTGTAGAAAAAGCGAAAGCTGCAAAAGTTGTTATTCAATTTGACAATAATGACCATCGCATACCAGTTGGCACCAACACTGTAACCATTTCTCGTGAAGTCCGCAGGAATGGTCAAAGCATTTATCGGCTCAACGGGAGGAGGATTTCAAGATTTCGCATAGTCGAAATGTTATCTATGGCTGGGATCAGCCCAACCGGACACAACATTATTGTGCAGGGAACAATCACGCGCATGGCTGAAGTCTCTCCTCATGAACGCAGAAGAATCATAGAGGACTTAGTTGGCATTGCTCAATACGACGTTGAAAAGGCTGAGGCCGAAGAAAAGCTTCGAGCCGCCGAAATATCTATTCGGACGGCCATGGGGCGAATAGACGAAGTGCAGAAAAGGGTTGACGACCTGGAAAGAGAACGTAATGACCTACTTTGCTACACTTTCATCCAAAAAGAAATCAAACGATTTGAAGCTATGAAACTCTCTCATGACATTTCGGAAGTGAAGAAAAAAATCGAAAAGATAGCGTCCAATGTTGAAGAGGTTGGCACCAGAGTTGAAAAGTTAAGGCAATTAAGAGAAGGTCTCAGAACTCAGCGTCATGAAGTTGAAACAGAATGGAGAAAACTTAGTTCAGAAACGGTGGAGGAAGGCAGTACACAAGTTCTTGAAGTTCAAATAAAGATAGGTGACATCAAATCGAAATTAACTGAACTGACGACCAAGATAAGCGCAGGAACAATGAGTCTCGAAGGGCTCAAGAAGGTGAGAGAGAATAGCCTTCAACAGTTAGAGCCTATTAAGAACGAGATCGCTGAAAGCCGCAAGAAAGTTCAACAATTGAAACGGCAACATGATCGTTTATCCAAAGAGGTTGCAATTAAACGGTCCCAACACGACTCCATCTCAAGTGAAGCAGCACAACTAAGAGCAAATTTAGGCGAAAATAGTAAGAAAATCAGAGAAATGGAGCAACAATTAGACAAACTTTATCAAAATCTGTTCGTTCTTCGAAGCGATCACGCCAGAAGTCAAGCCACAATTAAGGTACTTTCACGCAGGCTAAACGACATTAACACTCGCAAGGAGAGATTCACGTCTAGCCTTGAAGAACTTAAAAAATCTTTTAGAGACCTCAAAGAAGTGAAGAAAAAGCAAGAAAGGCAGCTGAAAACTCTTCAACAAGCACTGGAACGAAAAAAAGTGCAAAAAGAGTCCATGGAGAAGGAGATTGTTGAAGCCGGCAAAATCGCTGGCACTGCTCGAGAGGCCGTGGTGGAATTTGCTACTCAGCGGAAATTGGCTGAACGTATTGCAAGAGAGGAAAAGGCGTTAAGGAACATCGAAGAGCTTGGAGAACTTGGCGTCATCCCGGGCATATATGGGCGACTCAGAAACTTAATCAAGATAGATCGTGGTTACGAACAAGCAATAGAAGCAGCTTCAGCTGGCTGGTTGAATTCCATCGTTGTCCAAGATTTTAACGTTGCATTCACATGTACAGAAACACTTACACGCTTGAAGCTAGGTAGAATCAAGATAATCCCTGTTCAAGAATTATCTAATATCAAGCCAGTGAGGCCTCAGAAAATCAGGGATATAAGCGGAACCGCCTCCATGTTTGTTAAATGCGCAAAACAGTATGAACCCGCGGTTGTTTTCGTTTTTGGGGACACTTTGATAACGAGGGATGATAAGACTGCTCTCTCCGTTTCTCGCGACGGCTATCGAACGGCTACCGTTAACGGAAATGTTTACGAGACTGGTGGAGGGATAGAAAGTGGTTATTATCGGGCTCCTATCGACTTTTCTTCAATTATTCCAAGCGAATCAGCTGTTGAAAGCTTGAACCAAGCAGTAAGTGCCCTTCTGGAACACTTGGTAAGAAGAGAAGACGACGTAACCAACTTCGAAGAAGAGATTGAGAAAACCCGAGTGGAATTCACTCGATTAACCGAGGCAATACATACACTTGAAGGTGAAATTGAACGATTACACAAAAGCATCAAATATACGAAACGAAACGTTAAGCGCATCGATAAACACGTTCAAAACGTTCAAGGGCGTCTGGAAAAAGAGAAGGCACAAATAGTTCTTCACAAAGCACAGCGTAACGCTATCAAAAGAGAAATACAAAAACTACGTAACGAATTGATTAATTTACGACGAAAAGTGGATTTATCTCAGATTCAGGAGATGGAGATTCAGAAGGAAAGGTTAGGAGATGGAATTATAGAGTTACGGCAAAATCTTGGCAGCATAGAAACTGAACTTGCAACTCTTCAATCCAAGTTGAATAACGTTCTCAAATTAGGTGCCGATAACATTAGGATTCAACTTCGAAAGGTAAGACAACAGTTCTCTATCGTTGAAAAAGAAGTTGGAGAAGCTCTTGAACAGAAGGAGATGCTTGAAAGAGAACTTCCCGAACTTGAGAAGTCCAAGGAAGACTTGTCTCGTTCAGTCTTAACCGCTAGGAAAGAATCCAAGAAATTTACGTCTCAAATTGACTACATTGACAAGAGGTTGCACCGATATGACCTAGAGTATGAGCGAGCCGATCAGTTGTTCAACAAGCTTCAACTCAACCTCCAAACATTCCAACTGCAGCTGGATCAACGCAACCTTCGATTGAAGGAGTTTGGTTACGAAGAAACCTTGGAAGTATCGCCGAAACAACTTGAATTAGCTGAATCATCTGTTAAATTGATGCGTTTCGAGCTGGAAAGGCTGGGTGCTGTGAATCAGTTGGCCCTGTCACACTATGCTGACCAAGCTTCACGATACAAAGAACTATCTATACGCATGAACGAGTTGGAGCTAGAAAAACGGGCTATACTTTCATTTATGAATGAAATTGAACAGAAAAAACGTAAGATTTTCCTGGAGGCTTTCAACCAAGTAAACGAAAACATCGGTAGGTTTTTCTCCAAACTCACAGGTGGCGGGGAAGCTGCTTTACGACTTGAAAAACCTGAAGAACCGTTCGCTGGCGGGATAGATATGGTCGTTCAGTTCCCTAGCAAGCCACCCATCCTTGTGAGTGGAGCCAGCAGCGGAGAAAGATCGGTAGCAGCAGTTGCCTTCATATTCGCTCTGCAAGACTTCTTGCCCGCAACTTTCTATCTATTCGACGAGGTTGACGCACATCTGGATGCACTTCACGTGGAGAAGCTGGGGGCGCTGTTAGCTGAGGAATCAACGAATTCTCAGTCTCTAGTTATTACGTTAAAGCCTGAGATGGTTAGCAAAGCAGGGAGGATATATGGCGTATACGAGCGCAGCGGAGTTTCTCATGTGGTTTCCGCTACGTTTAAGGGGGCGACCTAA
- a CDS encoding DUF2096 domain-containing protein, whose protein sequence is MRYEETWKVLADLITELRKKGAVIPASVMNDLRSAKTMIQIFKADPSHIKNIPRIETYLENVEFYLISMAQEKFGSEFVEHWMGKLGVARKRISGEEEVKVVSRFVSGLPRGKCWVRVQVSEDTPQEDIENLAEENGLLHKMQENGFVLVYGDDESVKSFIKRLRLQQDFLKRKTKKSVSA, encoded by the coding sequence ATGCGTTACGAGGAAACATGGAAAGTGTTGGCAGATCTGATCACCGAGCTTCGGAAAAAGGGTGCAGTAATTCCGGCTAGTGTCATGAATGATCTGCGCTCTGCTAAGACGATGATACAGATTTTTAAAGCCGATCCATCACACATCAAGAATATTCCGAGAATTGAGACATACCTAGAAAACGTTGAATTCTATCTTATTTCCATGGCACAGGAGAAGTTTGGGTCTGAGTTTGTGGAGCATTGGATGGGAAAGCTTGGGGTGGCTAGAAAAAGGATTTCTGGGGAGGAAGAGGTGAAAGTTGTTTCAAGGTTTGTTTCAGGGCTTCCACGAGGTAAATGTTGGGTGCGGGTTCAAGTTTCGGAAGATACTCCTCAGGAGGATATCGAAAATTTGGCTGAGGAAAATGGGCTTTTGCACAAAATGCAGGAGAATGGGTTTGTGCTTGTTTATGGGGATGATGAGAGTGTGAAATCGTTTATTAAGAGGTTGAGGTTACAACAGGATTTTTTGAAACGTAAGACGAAGAAAAGTGTATCTGCTTAG
- the psmA gene encoding archaeal proteasome endopeptidase complex subunit alpha — protein sequence MFAAPGAYDRAITVFSPDGRLFQVEYAVETVNRGATILGITCSEGVVLGAEETIETKLEDPNFSWKLYKVDDHVGAAIVGLSSDARILIDQSRVYAQSNRLMYDDPIDIEVITKRIGDLKQLYTQHAGVRPFGVSILFGGVDRLGNRLFATHPSGSYRGYKAVAVGVGRETVINILKTEYHENMKLDEAIKLAIKCLVKALEAREQPTRVKISVIPSATKKLKELTDKEIEAYRRGIEGSGTP from the coding sequence ATGTTTGCAGCACCAGGAGCTTATGATCGTGCCATCACCGTGTTTTCCCCAGATGGACGTCTCTTTCAGGTTGAATATGCCGTTGAAACAGTGAATCGTGGGGCAACCATATTGGGGATTACCTGCTCCGAAGGAGTAGTGTTAGGAGCAGAAGAGACCATCGAAACAAAATTAGAGGATCCTAATTTTTCATGGAAGCTCTATAAAGTAGACGACCATGTTGGAGCAGCAATTGTTGGTTTAAGTTCCGACGCTCGCATTCTCATTGACCAATCAAGGGTCTACGCTCAAAGCAATCGATTAATGTACGATGACCCCATCGACATTGAAGTTATCACGAAACGAATAGGAGACCTAAAGCAACTGTATACTCAGCATGCAGGAGTAAGACCCTTCGGAGTGTCAATTCTTTTTGGTGGCGTGGATAGGCTAGGAAATAGGTTATTCGCGACCCATCCAAGCGGTTCCTACAGGGGTTATAAGGCCGTTGCAGTAGGTGTTGGTCGCGAAACGGTGATAAACATCTTAAAGACGGAGTATCATGAAAATATGAAACTTGATGAAGCGATCAAACTCGCCATAAAATGCCTTGTTAAAGCCCTTGAGGCGAGGGAACAGCCAACAAGAGTCAAAATATCTGTGATCCCATCCGCAACGAAAAAGCTCAAAGAGCTTACCGACAAAGAAATTGAGGCTTATCGGAGGGGTATCGAGGGCAGTGGAACTCCATGA
- a CDS encoding ribosome assembly factor SBDS, giving the protein MSERHTIARITREGEHFEILVKPQHALSYRLGKITSISEVLVADTIFIDANKGLRASEDKLQKTFGTLDPIKIASVILKKGTLQLTTEQRRQMIEDKRKQIISFISRQCVDPRTNLPHPPLRIEQAWKQIHHPIDPFKETEEQAKEIIKLLRPILPLKMEKVSVAVHIPPEYASKAYGAVKGFGVIRREEWRADGSWSTVVELPAGLYGPFLEKLGEITRGNLQAKLIE; this is encoded by the coding sequence ATGAGCGAACGCCACACAATTGCACGCATAACCCGCGAGGGAGAACACTTCGAGATTCTTGTCAAGCCTCAACATGCTCTCTCCTACAGACTTGGAAAAATCACTTCGATTTCTGAAGTGTTGGTTGCTGACACCATTTTTATAGATGCTAACAAAGGATTACGAGCCTCAGAAGATAAACTACAGAAAACGTTCGGAACCTTAGATCCAATCAAGATTGCCAGCGTGATTTTGAAGAAGGGTACATTGCAGCTAACTACAGAGCAACGAAGACAGATGATCGAGGACAAACGAAAACAAATCATTTCTTTCATATCCCGTCAATGCGTTGACCCGAGAACTAATCTTCCACATCCTCCTCTCCGCATAGAACAAGCATGGAAGCAAATTCATCATCCGATAGACCCTTTCAAAGAAACTGAGGAACAGGCAAAAGAGATCATAAAGCTCTTGCGCCCAATTCTCCCCCTTAAAATGGAAAAAGTTTCTGTGGCCGTTCACATTCCACCTGAATACGCGAGTAAAGCTTACGGAGCAGTTAAGGGATTCGGCGTAATAAGACGTGAGGAGTGGCGGGCCGACGGGTCTTGGTCCACAGTTGTAGAATTGCCTGCAGGGCTATACGGCCCATTTCTGGAAAAGCTAGGAGAAATAACTCGAGGTAATCTCCAAGCAAAATTGATTGAATAG